A portion of the Novosphingobium sp. KA1 genome contains these proteins:
- a CDS encoding phage baseplate assembly protein V, with product MANSADLERRSGELLQDGVVASVDYAAATCTVELGDLVTGDLPWFAPRAGGVTVWSPPVPGEQCTVLCPEGDIDNGRVLLGLWSDANPPPSTDPDLVLIAFPDGASVGYHHGTHALAASLPAGGSATVDAPAGLTINADVTINGNVSIAGKAEASDDVVSGGISLKRHKHSAVAAGTAQSGAPVP from the coding sequence ATGGCGAATTCCGCAGACCTTGAACGCCGATCGGGCGAACTCCTTCAGGACGGTGTCGTGGCCTCCGTGGACTACGCGGCCGCGACCTGCACCGTGGAACTGGGCGACCTTGTCACCGGCGACCTGCCGTGGTTCGCCCCGCGCGCCGGCGGCGTCACCGTCTGGTCGCCGCCTGTGCCCGGCGAGCAATGCACGGTCCTGTGCCCCGAAGGCGATATCGACAATGGCCGCGTGCTGCTCGGCCTCTGGTCCGATGCGAACCCGCCGCCCTCCACCGATCCTGACCTTGTCCTGATCGCGTTCCCCGATGGGGCCAGCGTGGGCTACCACCACGGCACCCATGCGCTTGCCGCCAGCCTGCCCGCCGGCGGCTCGGCCACCGTGGACGCACCGGCCGGGCTCACCATCAACGCCGATGTCACGATCAACGGCAACGTCTCGATCGCGGGCAAGGCCGAAGCATCTGACGACGTGGTCAGCGGCGGCATCAGCCTCAAGAGGCACAAGCATTCGGCCGTTGCCGCCGGCACCGCGCAGAGCGGAGCGCCCGTGCCATGA
- a CDS encoding GPW/gp25 family protein — MTGMSRTSGEALDDDLPQSVGDILGTPIGSRVGLRDYGSLLPDLIDLPMTRSNILRIYAASAVALSRWEDRLQLRKVSLAAGAEAGSATLTLDGVRTDTGAANSRTRLVLPL, encoded by the coding sequence ATGACCGGCATGTCCCGCACCAGTGGCGAAGCGCTGGACGATGACCTGCCGCAGTCGGTTGGCGACATTCTCGGCACGCCGATCGGCTCCCGCGTGGGTCTGCGCGACTATGGCTCGCTGCTCCCCGATCTCATCGACCTGCCCATGACGCGGTCCAACATCCTGCGGATCTACGCGGCCTCGGCCGTTGCCCTGTCCCGCTGGGAAGATCGCCTGCAGCTGCGGAAGGTCAGCCTTGCCGCCGGTGCCGAGGCCGGTTCGGCCACCCTGACGCTCGACGGCGTGCGTACCGACACCGGCGCCGCCAACTCCCGCACCCGCCTCGTCCTGCCCCTCTAG